The genomic stretch GTTATGCCATCCCATTTTCATAGGATGGCAAGTTGCAATTAGTGCGCTGGTGGGGGAGTATCAATAAGACCTTTGCTAATAGCTTCCTTATTCCATTCTGGCACAATTTCTTTTAAGAATTTTGCTTTTTCAGCACGTGCTTTTTGGATATCAATTCCCATAGCCTTCCATGCTGCATTTGCTGTTGAAATATCAGGAATTGGAACAGGAGTTTTCACATGATGTTCTGCCAAAATAGTAGCTAAATCTGCACGTGCAGTAGCGACACGATCTAACCCTGTACCTAGCACTTTTAAGATGACATCAGGTGCATGCATATAGCCGCCATGAGTTGCCGCTGCATAATCCCAACGCCATTGTGCATGACGAATCGCAGTTAATGCTGGTTGCATTTCTTCTTTGGTCGCACCTGCATCCCAAGCAGCTTTAGCCTCAAAGTGTGCATGGACTAATTGATCTTCAAGTTTCAGCATGACTTCTTTAATATTTTGTTTACGCGATTCAACAATATTTTGAAGTGTTTCTTTTTTCTGAGTATGGCAGTTCGCACAGGTATTTTGGAAATTATTAAATGGATTACCAACATTGTGATCCGTATAAACTTTACCATCTGCACCCTGTACTTTCGGCATATGACAGTCCACACAACTTACTCCATTTTTACCGTGGATTCCCATTGACCATGTTTCAAAATCAGGGTGTTGAGCTTTAAGCATTGGTGCTTTAGAAAGTGAATGGGTCCAGTCGCTAAATTGGATGTTATCGTAGAATTTTTCCATGTCATCAACACTTAAACCATTGAACCATGGGAAAACAACATTATTCACGCCATTTTTGTCAAAATAATATTCAACGTGACAATTTGCACAGATAGCCGTACGTTTATCTGTTGTATCCATTTGATTGAAATTCTTACCGATAACGTCTAACGCACGTAATACGTGTGGTCGAGCAATGCGTAATGCAGGTTTTCCTTCTTCAAAGTCTTTGGAAGTCGTATCGTGACAGTCGGCACAGCCTACAGAATTTACAATTTGGTTACCCGCTTTTGCCCATTTCCCAGAGAAGAAGTCTTTTTCTCCCCATTCTGCGATTAAACGAGGTACATCAGGACCTTTACATGTCCAACAAGCCATTGGCATAGGACCTTCTGTTGGGGTCATTGGTGCGCCAGTACGCAAAATATTACGGACATCAGTAACCGTATAGAAGTGTCCTCGTGGCTTATTATATTCTTTAGAAAAACCATATCCGCCCCATAGTACGATTAAACGCGGATCTTCTTCTAATGCAGGTACGACATCCGTACTTTCTGAAGTTTTATACCAGCTTTGATATTGGCGGGGATAATTTTGACTGAACTGAGAATTTTTAGATTGAATAACGATATCAGATGGTTTAGCAAGATTAGAAACGGGAACGGGATATTGACCACTTGTCGTCGAGTAAGAGTGTGATTCTACCGCTTGGGTTGAATGAATCGTCAGAGCTGCCATTGTTGTGAGTATAGGAATGTGTACCCACAAATATTTTTTTGTTTGCATAATGTGACCCTATAAAGTATGAAAAATAAATAATAATTGAGGGTATTGTACGCAAAAAAAACTTTTTATAGTTAAGAATAGTTATCAGTTATAGGAAAAAGTTATATTTTTTAAAAATTGCTTGATTTATATCAAAAAATAAACAATTGTAAGTTTATCTAAATATTTTAAGTTAATTATCTTTTGAATTGAGTATTACTTCAGGAATAGTGTAAGGTAAATTAAGCGATTCAGATACGCCTGCAAAAGTACATTTACCATCATAAGTATTTAAGCCATGTAAGAGAGCATAATCTTTTAAGCAGGCTTTTTTAACACCAAAATCTGCAAGTTTTAAACCATATTCAAGGGTTGTTGCAGTGAGTGATTGAGTAGCGGTTAAGGCGACACAACCAGCAATATTCTCAATACATGAATGAGTAATACCTTCTTCTTCAAACGTTGGCTCATCAAATGTTGTAGGACGAGATGTTTCGAAACATCCGCCCTGATTGATTGCAACATCAATCAGCAAGGAATCTTTTTTAATATGTGCTAGATCATGTTTATATAGGAGTGTTGGAGCCTTTTTACCACTGGTAAGTGCAGCACCGATAATAACATCCGCATGTTGGATATAGTGAAGTATATTTCCACGTGTACTTTCTAAAAGTGTTGCATGAAATTCAAATAGATCATTAAGTTGATTAAAGCGAGCAGGATTGGATTCTAAGATAGTGA from Actinobacillus delphinicola encodes the following:
- the nrfA gene encoding ammonia-forming nitrite reductase cytochrome c552 subunit, translated to MQTKKYLWVHIPILTTMAALTIHSTQAVESHSYSTTSGQYPVPVSNLAKPSDIVIQSKNSQFSQNYPRQYQSWYKTSESTDVVPALEEDPRLIVLWGGYGFSKEYNKPRGHFYTVTDVRNILRTGAPMTPTEGPMPMACWTCKGPDVPRLIAEWGEKDFFSGKWAKAGNQIVNSVGCADCHDTTSKDFEEGKPALRIARPHVLRALDVIGKNFNQMDTTDKRTAICANCHVEYYFDKNGVNNVVFPWFNGLSVDDMEKFYDNIQFSDWTHSLSKAPMLKAQHPDFETWSMGIHGKNGVSCVDCHMPKVQGADGKVYTDHNVGNPFNNFQNTCANCHTQKKETLQNIVESRKQNIKEVMLKLEDQLVHAHFEAKAAWDAGATKEEMQPALTAIRHAQWRWDYAAATHGGYMHAPDVILKVLGTGLDRVATARADLATILAEHHVKTPVPIPDISTANAAWKAMGIDIQKARAEKAKFLKEIVPEWNKEAISKGLIDTPPPAH